Genomic window (Chondrocystis sp. NIES-4102):
GTTGCATCTACTCTTTGAGGTATCATACCTCCGAGTTGACGGCTAACCTCTAGAAAAACATCTCTTTGAAGATAGGGATATTGCCCTACCCAGAGATTTAATCGAGGAAGATAAGCATCAGAAATCTTATTAATTCTTCCTAAGTCAGCTTCATTAGATAAAAGTAATAACTCAGCCGTTTGACCTGGTTTTATACCCTTATAAATCCGTTGCAGGGGGGCTTGAACTTGCACCTCAAAACCCGTCTCATCCCCCAGCACTAAGTTAATCCAACGTTCGCGATTTTCAATAATCACTAATTCCCCGCGTTGATTAACTGTTTGCTCCTCACCAATCAATTCCTCAGTTAGAAATACTTCTAATACCTTTCCGCGCCAAAAACCTGCATATTTAAAACGACGGTTAGCAGAATTACGCAAACTAGCTTGATATACAGGATACCATAACCAATAGAGGGCAGAAATTCCACCCAGCAGCAAAATTAAAGCCTCTCCCTGATCGCCAAAGAGAACATCTAAAATGACAATTACTATCACCGCGACTACCGAAACTAATAATCGATTTAATAAATCCGACCATTTACCCCAGTAGTAGTTATATTGTTGTCCTGTAGCGATCAGAGGAATTAATTGCTCTAGTTTTTCTCTGGTTAAAGGTTTAAGCATGAAACTTAATTAATAAGCTGTTACGCATTTAAATTACTGGTTGAGAAAGGAGTCAGGAGTCAGGAGTCAGGAAGAGAGATAAGGGTTTCAACCTGATTTTCTAAAAGAATAGTATGCAATTTAAATACGCTATAAGCTTAGTTGATAATTGATAATTACCAATTACTGATAAGTTAGATTGATTAATCTGCTTCATTTTATTTACTGCTCACTGAATCCTCTAGGCTACAGTATTTTTTCTAAACCATATACCAAAGAAGATAATTCAGTTACCTTACGAATGGCAAGTAAAACGCCAGGCATATAGCAAGAGCGATCGCTGGTATCGTGTCGCAGGGTATAAAGTTGACCTGGTGCGCCAAACAGTACTTCTTGATGGGCAATTAAGCCAGGTAGACGCACGCTGTGAATGGGAATATTACTCGGTGCTGTTGCTCCCCTTGCGCCTGTCATAGTTTCTTTTGATTCAACTTTGGGGGGATTAAAGGATTTACCTATTTCTGCTAACATTTGAGCGGTTTTAATTGCTGTACCACTAGGGGCATCTGCTTTGCGATCGTGATGTAGCTCAATAATTTCTACGTGTTCAAAATATTGGGATGCAGTTATGGCTGCTTGTTGTAATAAAACAATACCAATGGAAAAATTGGGAATAATTAATGTGCCTGTGCTAGCTTTGTCGGCAAAATCGCTCAAATCCTTGAGTTGCTGATCAGTTAAACCTGTAGTGCCAACCACGGGGCGTACACCATAAGCGATCGCGCTACGAGTATTTTCATAAACACTATTGGGATGGGTAAAATCTACCATTACCCCTTGAATTTTTTCTTGGGTAGCTAAGACTAAAACACTTTGTAAATCATTGAGTACAGGAACTTCTAACGCACCAATACCAATGATTTCGCCGATATCTTGACCCAAATAATCAGGGTTAAGATCAACTGCACCTACCAACATCATATCTTCGGCTTCGGATACAGCTTTAATAACCTCTCTACCCATTTGACCCAACGCACCATTTACTACTACTGGAATCGGCGATTTATCTGTCATTATCATTTATTATTTTGTCGTTTATCATTTATCATCTCTGTTTCAAGGTAGGCTGGCAATAGTTCTCGATGAAAAAGTGTTTAATTAACCTCGACTCCACTTATAGTTATTAACAAAAATCTTTAGTTTCCCAATCTATACTTGGGTAATTAGAATCAAGGCACTTATTCAAAAAAATTAAAATATATTTAATGCCAATTTTCCTAACTATATATATATGTACGACATAGAAAAGCCCAATTATAGAAAATATCCTAAAGTTCCGATAGATAGGCGCATAGGCGCATTCGTCATTGATTTTTTGACTGTCTGGTTTATAAGCTCTTTTTTCGCCTCTAATATATTTTTCCAGTGGTTAGTTTTTATACCTGCTTGGTTAATTATGCGTGTATTAATCTCTGAGAAAAACTGGGGGCAAAGTTTGGGAAGATGGGCATTTGATATTAAGGTAATTGATCCGCGTTTTAATCGTCTTCCTGATATATTGAGTTTAAGCAAAAGAGAAATCGTTTTGGCAGTGGGTTCAGCTTTAGCTATTTCTGGGTTACAAATTAATTTTCGCAATGGATTATCAATGCTACTGTTGCTTGCGCCTCTACTAATTGATTGCTCCCTAGCATTTTTAGATGAAGAAACTAATCTAGCTGGTCATGACCGTTTGGCAAAGACATATTTAGTACAAACAGAACGTGGTTTCTCTCTAGATTTAAGAATGAAAAAAATATTTGGTCAAATCCAGCGTCGTATGCGAAAATAATAAATTGCGTGTCGATATTCAAGTAAGTGTATAAATAAAGTCTATCTAAAAAAGAGCAAAAATTATGGCAAGCAAGAAAGGGGTACGGATCATCATTACATTAGAATGCACTGAGTGTCGTACAAATAATAACAAGCGTTCTCCTGGTGTATCAAGATACACTACAAACAAAAACCGTCGCAACACTACAGGCAGAATGGAATTAAAAAAATTCTGTCCTCATTGTAATGTTCATACGATCCACAAAGAAATCAAATAATATTAAACCGACCGTCAAGTAACTGAAATAATTTAGTAAAAAATCATGGCATATTACCGTAAACGTCTTTCACCTATCAAACCTAGCGATCCTATCGACTACAAAGATATCGAATTATTGCGTAAGTTTATTACCGAAAGAGGCAAAATATTACCACGTCGTATTACTGGTTTAACCGCTCAACAACAAAGAGATTTAACGGTAGCAGTAAAAAGAGCTAGAGCGATCGCTTTATTACCATTTGTTAATGCAGAAGGGTAGAGATTAAGCCATAAAGTCTTAGGCAGCAACCAGAAAATAGTAAACTAGAAATAATATTGTAAAAAATCTCAAGTACAAAGCTGGTGGAACAAGGAAAGCTGATTGAGTTCAGAGTACAAGGCGAACGCCGTCTTGCTGTTGTCGAGCGACCAGAAGGAAAAAAAGATTGGCTCGTCATAGATGCTGGGGGACAATCACACAAAATACGCCCCCAAAGAGTCGAATATACAGTCGAGGACGTTCTCTATCAACCTTCAGAGATCGCCAGCTTTCTAGAATCAGTAGAATCTTATTTAGACCCTAGTAATTTAGAAGTAGCTTGGGAAATTTTAAGGGAAGAAGAAGGAACAGTAACACCGAAGCAAATGGCAGAATTGTTATTTTCTGATCAAAGTCCAGTGCTTTGTTATGCAGCCCACTGTCTTCTTAGTCAAGATAAAATTTATTTTAAGCAAAAAGCGGATCACTACGAACCCCGTTCAGCAGTACAAGTTGCTGAGATTAAGCATCAGTTAGAAGTTCAAGAGCAGAAAAATCAAGAAAAATCAGAATTTATTACTCACATCCGTCAAGCTTTAACAGGAGTAAAAGTAGACTGGAGTGAAAGCGATCGCACTCGTTTAGAATCTATAGAAAAATTAGCTCTCCAAAGTGATAATCCTTCTAAAGTTGCGCAAGAAATTTTGCAACAAGTAAATAAAAATTGTGATGCTCAAGGAGCTTTTCAACTACTGGTAGAGATAGGATGGTGGAGTAGACATGAAAATCTATTTTTACGTCGCAGTTCTTATCCCGTAAATTTCTCGAAAAAGGTGCTTGATGTGGTACAACCTCGTCTTCAAGGTGATCATATTTCAGACTCTGAAAATCGTTTAGATTTAGTCCATCTCAAAGTTTATACAGTTGACGATGAAAGTACTACAGAAATAGACGATGGTTTGAGCATTGAATATTTAGACAATGGTAGGATTAAAATTTGGATACATATTGCCGATCCTACACGTTTGGTTGTGCCTGGTGATGAATTAGATTTAGAAGCTCGCCGTCGTAGTACTAGTCTATATTTACCTACGGGGATGGTCTCTATGTTCCCCACAGAATTAGCCACAGGGCCGATGAGTTTAGTACAAGGTCAAATTTGCTGCGCTCTTAGTTTTGGGGTCATTCTAGACCCTACAGGTGGCATAGAGCAATACGAAATTTATTCTAGTTTAATCAAACCTACCTATCGCCTGACCTACGATGATGTGGATGAAATATTACAGTTAGGCGTACAAAATGAACCTGAAATTGCCGATTTAGCCCAACAAGCCCAGTTAAGAAGATCATGGAGAAAGGCACAGGGATCAATTCAAATTAAAATGCCAGAATCGATCATCAAAGTTAAAGATAATGACGAAGTAACCATTGAACTGGTTGATAGTTCGCCTTCGCGCCAATTGGTAGCAGAAATGATGATCTTAGCAGGTCAGATAGGTGGTCAGTACGGCACAGAACATAACATTCCCCTTCCCTTTAGAGGTCAGCCTCAACCAGAATTACCATCCGAAGAAGAATTGCTGAAATTACCCGCAGGGCCGACTCGCTTTTGTGCTTTACGTAGTTGTATGCCTCGTAGTGAAACTAGTATGTCTCCAATTCGTCATGCTAGTCTCGGTTTAAATAGCTATGTGCAGGTAACATCGCCAATTCGTCGTTATACAGACTTACTAGCACATTTTCAAATTAAGGCTCATTTAAAAGGAGAACAATTACCTTTTGCCAAAGAAGAACTTCAGGAAATTGTTTATAGTGTAGGTAATTCCGCTTATGAGGCAACATTAGTAGAACGTCAAACAAATCGTTATTGGGGATTAGAATATCTCAGGCGTAATGCCCACTGTATCTGGAACGTTTTAGTTTTGCGCTGGTTACGAGAAGACGAAAATTTAGCTTTAATTTTAATTGAAGACTTGGGAATAGAATTACCCCATCGCTTTGAACGTTCAGTTGCTTTAGGAGAACGTTTAGAGATGTTGGTAACTCGTGCTGATCCTCAACGGGATGAAGTTAGATTCCGAGAAGTTACGGAAGCAGAAATACAAGCGACTTCAAATTAGCTGTTTTAGTAAATTAAATCGTCCAGTTCACTGTAATCAGGTAATTGAGGATTTATTTGTTTACCTTGACGTAAGATAATTCGCTCATGTTGCGATCGCGATAGCAGTTCACTAAAGTGACGGGCGGGAAAGATAATTAGATTAGCATCTGCCCCTGAAACTATTCTACCCATCCCAGTTAAACCCATCAAATTAGCTGGAATACTGGTTATACTACTAATCCAGTTACCATAGGGGGTATCTAAATGGGCAATTCTGACAGCTTGCTCGAATACTTCTAAAACATCGTGATCACCAAAGCCATAAAAAGGATCGCGACAATTATCACTAGCAAAAGCTACAGGTATATCATGCTGTTGTAATTCTTTTACTTTAGTAACTCCTCGCCAAAAAGGAGTAGTCCCTACTTGTCGATCCTGTAAATAGAGGTTACACATCGGTAAACTGACAATAGCAATATTAGCTTGTTTAATCAATTCCAAAGTTTGATTGAGAACTGGGGCTGGTTGCACTGCTAGGCTACAGCAATGTCCACAGATGATTTGTCCCTCAAAATTGTGACCAATAGCAGCTTGCGCAATTGCTAAAAGACATTGAGAATCAGGATCTCCATTTTCGTCAGCGTGTAAATCTAAATCAAGATTTCTGTCTTTAGCTAGGGTAAATAGATTATCTAACTGTGTGTCTAAATCTGGATTTTGCCAGGCAACTCCACCCAAAATACCGCCAATTCCAGCGATTTTATCAGCTAAAGCTATTCCAGCAGATGTTTGATAGTAGTCCAAACTTACTAAACTAGCTGCTTGTAAAGTAATTTTATCCTCCCAGGCTGATCTCAAACTTTGGAAAACTTCCAAACTAATATCTGCTTGATCGCCAGTTGCATCAATATGGGTTCGGATGGCTTGAGTACCATGAGCGTAACTGCATTTAAGTCCAAATTCTAAACGACGATAAATATCTTCACTTTGCCAATATTTTTGCCCATCTGCCCTGGCTGTAGTTAATGCCATATCAAAAGTTCCCTCAAGATTTGGCGATCGCTCGCAAATATGTCCCTTATCTAAATGGGTATGTATATCTAGGAAGCAGGGAAAAATTATCTGACGTTTTAAATCTAAACGGGGAAGTTGATCTTGTTTTGATTTTTTAGTGGCAATAACTTCCTCGATTTTGCCCTGACTAATTTTTAGATTAACTAAAGATAAACCTTCTCTTGTTTGCTCATCAGAATCATTGTTATCAATTAAACAATTGGGTACATGAGCATTTTCTAACCAATAGGATTTTTCTGAGAATATCATTTATTTATCTATATTTAGTTGATATATTTCTTGTCGTGAAAGATTCGTCAATTTAGCTAAATAACTGCTAGCTTGCGATCGCGTCATTCCTTGATCTAATAATTTTTGCAATTCTAATTTAATCTCAGGTAAGGAGATAATTACGCCAGATGTAGTTGCACCTTGTAATACTAGGGTATATTCCCCTTTTGGTTGCCGTTGGTTGCTATAAAGAGCGATCGCCGATTCCAGACTACCGCGCCAGAATTCTTCATGTATTTTAGTTAGTTCCCTAGCCAGAACAATTATTCTTTCCCTATCTATATTGGCTGCCAAATCTTTTAAAGTTTTAAGTAGGCGGTGAGGAGCTTCATAGATAACGATAGTACGAGTTTCCCTAGATAACAATTCCAATCTCGCTTGACGCTCTTGCTGTTTTACGGGTAAAAATCCTTCAAAAACAAACCTATCTGTAGATAATCCTGATGCAGCCAAGGCACTAATTACCGCAGTACCACCTGGGATAGGGATTACTGTAATTCCTTCGGCAATAACCGTTTCTACTAGTTTTACTCCAGGATCGGAAATACTAGGCATTCCTGCATCGCTTACTAAAGCAATTTCTGTTCCCTGTTGCAAAAGTTCTAATAATTGTTGAATACGAGAATTATGGTTATGTTCATGATAGCTAATTTGAGGGGTAGTAATTTGTAGATGCTGCAATAATTTCCCTGTACGACGAGTATCTTCGGCTGCTATTAAATCAACCTCTTGAAGAATGCGAATTGCTCTTAAGGTAATATCTTCCAGGTTACCAATAGGAGTTCCGACTAAATAGAGTTTGCCTAATTTTTGCTTATCTGACATCTGGCATTATTAACGTTAAGATAGGTGCTTATAATAGTCCTTCAAAGTAATTTTAAGTCGGTGTTAACCTAAATAATTTAATAATTATTATTATTATTGCAGGTTGCTCAAACCTTATTATCTAATCAATCTGATCAACAAATTTGCTGTTTTATTTTTGACTAAAATTAATGAGAGCCAATAGTAACTTGAGGGAACAATTAACTACTTTGCATCGACAACAATTTACAGGAATTTTAACTATCTTATCTCAAGATAAAAAGCAGAAGTGGGAAATATTTTTTTATTTAGGCAAGTATTTATGGGCGGATGGCGGGTATCATATTAATCGTGCTTTGCTGAGGAATATAAATTATTATTTCCCCAAGGTGAATAGTAATCCGATATTTTTAAAACTACGAACATCAGCGTTATCAAAGTATCATTTTCTATATACACTTTGGCAAAATAGGATAATTAGTAAGGAGCAAATCAAAGCTTTAATTAATAATCTTAATTTTGAAATTTTGTTTGATCTGTTGCAAAAAGAATCCAATAGTTCCTTAACTTATAATATGCAGAATACATCTGCCCACCAACTATTAAAAGCAGGTTTTAGTTTGTCTTTTGACTTTATTGAGCTAGAAGAAATTCTCCTAAAAGCCCAAACAGCCTGGTCTAGTTGGCAAAGTAAAGGATTAGCCTCTTGCTCTCCCAATCACGCACCTTTACTTAATAAAGATAGTGATCTTAAGCAACAAGTACCTGATTTTATTTTTAATAATATGTCTCGTTTATTAAATGGCAAAAATACTTTAAGAGATTTAGCAATTAAAATGGATAAGGAGGTTTTAGAGCTAACTTATGGGTTAATACCCTATTTTTTAAAAGGATATTTACGCTTTGTGGAAATTCCAGATTTACCCACTTTTTATCTTGATTGAACTATTAATAAAAAAACGCCTAGGGTTAATCTAGACGTTCAAGAAAAAATAAATTTAATAACTATAAATTAAAGAGCATTAGCACCTGCAACAACCTCAGAAAGTTCTTGAGTAATAGCTGCTTGTCTAGCTTTGTTATAGGACAAAGTCAAAGTACCCATTAAATCTGTAGCATTTTCACTAGCATTATTCATCGCTGTCATTCTAGCTGCGAGTTCACTTGCTGCTGCTTCTTGAAGAGAGCGTAAAATCTGATTATTTAGATAAAGGGGTAAAAGAGCGTCTAAAATCTGTACAGGATCTTGCTCAAAAATTGTATCTGCAGGAAATTCTGAGACTTTAGTAGTTACCGTTTCCCTTTCAACTCCAAAATCACCACCTTTGGTAGTCAGACGGAAAATTTCGTCATCTTTCACCTCTAAACCTTGGGTAGTTAAAGGTAATAAAGTTTGGATAACTGGTTTAGAAGCAATTAAAGAAACAAATTTAGTGTAAATTAATTCTACTTTATCAACTTCTTCCGATAAGAAAAGAGATAATAGTTCGTCTCCAATGGCAGATGCTTCAGCAGCAGTTGGAATTTGCTCCAAACCCACGAAATTTTGATCGATGGGAGCATTACGATTACGGAAGTATTGCGTAGCTTTACGTCCAATTACCACTAAAGTATATTCAATGCCTTGAGCTTTGAGTTCTTTAGCTCTTATTTCCGCACGACGAATTACATTAGTATTATAACCACCGCATAAACCGCGATCGCCACTTACAACTAAAAGACCTACTTTTTTTACCTCTCTTTGACGAAATAAAGGTAAATCTACGTCTTCAAACTTAAGTTTGCCTTGGATATTATATAAAACTTGTGCCAATGTATCAGCAAAAGGACGTGTAGCGTTTACTTGCTCTTGAGCGCGACGCACTTTAGCAGCAGCTACCAGGCGCATTGCTTCGGTGATTTTTTTGGTATTTTTTACTGACGCGATGCGATCGCGAATCGCTTTTAAATTAGCCATATTATGTACAAGGATGAAGGATGAATGATGAAGGATAAAAAATTACTTAGGTTTTCGCTTTTGTTTTACCCCTCACCTTTATACAAAACCCAGAATTATTAGTCGTCACCAGACTGATGACTGATAACTGATTTTAAGCTGCTGCCATGAAAGACTGTTTATATTCGTTGATAGCTTCTTTTAAAAGATTTTCAGCTTCATCAGTTAGTTTTTTCTCAGAACCGATGATTTCGCCATACTTAGCTTTGCTGCTACCTAGATAATCTCTCAAACCTTGGGCAAATTCACTAGCTCTGTCTACAGGTACATCATCCAAATACCCATTTAAGCCAGCATATACTACTGCTACTTGTTCTGCTACCGATAGAGGTGAATTCTGAGGCTGTTTTAATACTTGACGTAAACGCTGACCTCTTGCTAGTTGGTTTTGAGTTGCTGCATCTAGATCGGAAGCAAATTGAGCAAATGCTTCAAGTTCAGCAAACTGAGCCAATTCTAGTTTAAGTTTACCTGCTACTTGTTTCATAGCTTTTGTTTGAGCAGCAGAACCTACACGGGATACAGAAATACCCGCGTTAATTGCTGGACGGAAACCTGCGTTAAACAAGTCAGAAGAAAGGAAGATCTGACCATCAGTAATGGAAATTACATTAGTAGGAATATAAGCAGATACGTCACCAGCTTGTGTTTCGATAATTGGTAGAGCGGTCATACTACCACCACCTAAAGCATCGCTTAACTTAGCTGCACGCTCGAGTAGACGGGAGTGAAGATAAAATACGTCTCCAGGATAAGCTTCACGACCTGGTGGACGACGTAGTAGTAAGGACATTTGACGGTATGCCTGAGCTTGTTTAGATAAGTCATCATACACAATCAAAGTAGCTTTACCTTGATACATAAAGTACTCAGCGATCGCTGCGCCTGTGTAGGGAGCAAGATATTGCAAAGTAGCAGGGTCGTTAGCATTAGCTGCAACAACAACGGTGTAATCCATTGCCCCTTTTGATTCTAAAGTAGTTACTACTTGAGCTACTGTAGAAGCTTTTTGTCCTACTGCTACATATACACAAATTACATCCTCACCTTTTTGGTTGATGATTGTATCTACTGCTACAGCCGTCTTACCTGTTTGGCGATCGCCAATGATTAATTCACGTTGACCACGACCGACTGGGATCATCGCATCAATAGCTGTAATACCTGTTTGCATCGGTTCACAAACGGATTTACGAGCAATAATTCCAGGTGCCATTGATTCAATTAGGCGAGTTTCTGTAGTATTAATATCGCCTTTACCGTCTAGAGGTTTAGCTAAAGAATCAACAACTCTACCAACTAAAG
Coding sequences:
- a CDS encoding dihydrodipicolinate reductase, whose translation is MTDKSPIPVVVNGALGQMGREVIKAVSEAEDMMLVGAVDLNPDYLGQDIGEIIGIGALEVPVLNDLQSVLVLATQEKIQGVMVDFTHPNSVYENTRSAIAYGVRPVVGTTGLTDQQLKDLSDFADKASTGTLIIPNFSIGIVLLQQAAITASQYFEHVEIIELHHDRKADAPSGTAIKTAQMLAEIGKSFNPPKVESKETMTGARGATAPSNIPIHSVRLPGLIAHQEVLFGAPGQLYTLRHDTSDRSCYMPGVLLAIRKVTELSSLVYGLEKIL
- a CDS encoding RDD domain containing protein, which codes for MYDIEKPNYRKYPKVPIDRRIGAFVIDFLTVWFISSFFASNIFFQWLVFIPAWLIMRVLISEKNWGQSLGRWAFDIKVIDPRFNRLPDILSLSKREIVLAVGSALAISGLQINFRNGLSMLLLLAPLLIDCSLAFLDEETNLAGHDRLAKTYLVQTERGFSLDLRMKKIFGQIQRRMRK
- a CDS encoding ribosomal protein L33, with protein sequence MASKKGVRIIITLECTECRTNNNKRSPGVSRYTTNKNRRNTTGRMELKKFCPHCNVHTIHKEIK
- a CDS encoding 30S ribosomal protein S18, with protein sequence MAYYRKRLSPIKPSDPIDYKDIELLRKFITERGKILPRRITGLTAQQQRDLTVAVKRARAIALLPFVNAEG
- a CDS encoding exoribonuclease II; amino-acid sequence: MEQGKLIEFRVQGERRLAVVERPEGKKDWLVIDAGGQSHKIRPQRVEYTVEDVLYQPSEIASFLESVESYLDPSNLEVAWEILREEEGTVTPKQMAELLFSDQSPVLCYAAHCLLSQDKIYFKQKADHYEPRSAVQVAEIKHQLEVQEQKNQEKSEFITHIRQALTGVKVDWSESDRTRLESIEKLALQSDNPSKVAQEILQQVNKNCDAQGAFQLLVEIGWWSRHENLFLRRSSYPVNFSKKVLDVVQPRLQGDHISDSENRLDLVHLKVYTVDDESTTEIDDGLSIEYLDNGRIKIWIHIADPTRLVVPGDELDLEARRRSTSLYLPTGMVSMFPTELATGPMSLVQGQICCALSFGVILDPTGGIEQYEIYSSLIKPTYRLTYDDVDEILQLGVQNEPEIADLAQQAQLRRSWRKAQGSIQIKMPESIIKVKDNDEVTIELVDSSPSRQLVAEMMILAGQIGGQYGTEHNIPLPFRGQPQPELPSEEELLKLPAGPTRFCALRSCMPRSETSMSPIRHASLGLNSYVQVTSPIRRYTDLLAHFQIKAHLKGEQLPFAKEELQEIVYSVGNSAYEATLVERQTNRYWGLEYLRRNAHCIWNVLVLRWLREDENLALILIEDLGIELPHRFERSVALGERLEMLVTRADPQRDEVRFREVTEAEIQATSN
- a CDS encoding cytosine deaminase, producing MIFSEKSYWLENAHVPNCLIDNNDSDEQTREGLSLVNLKISQGKIEEVIATKKSKQDQLPRLDLKRQIIFPCFLDIHTHLDKGHICERSPNLEGTFDMALTTARADGQKYWQSEDIYRRLEFGLKCSYAHGTQAIRTHIDATGDQADISLEVFQSLRSAWEDKITLQAASLVSLDYYQTSAGIALADKIAGIGGILGGVAWQNPDLDTQLDNLFTLAKDRNLDLDLHADENGDPDSQCLLAIAQAAIGHNFEGQIICGHCCSLAVQPAPVLNQTLELIKQANIAIVSLPMCNLYLQDRQVGTTPFWRGVTKVKELQQHDIPVAFASDNCRDPFYGFGDHDVLEVFEQAVRIAHLDTPYGNWISSITSIPANLMGLTGMGRIVSGADANLIIFPARHFSELLSRSQHERIILRQGKQINPQLPDYSELDDLIY
- a CDS encoding response regulator receiver protein codes for the protein MRANSNLREQLTTLHRQQFTGILTILSQDKKQKWEIFFYLGKYLWADGGYHINRALLRNINYYFPKVNSNPIFLKLRTSALSKYHFLYTLWQNRIISKEQIKALINNLNFEILFDLLQKESNSSLTYNMQNTSAHQLLKAGFSLSFDFIELEEILLKAQTAWSSWQSKGLASCSPNHAPLLNKDSDLKQQVPDFIFNNMSRLLNGKNTLRDLAIKMDKEVLELTYGLIPYFLKGYLRFVEIPDLPTFYLD
- a CDS encoding ATP synthase subunit c, which produces MANLKAIRDRIASVKNTKKITEAMRLVAAAKVRRAQEQVNATRPFADTLAQVLYNIQGKLKFEDVDLPLFRQREVKKVGLLVVSGDRGLCGGYNTNVIRRAEIRAKELKAQGIEYTLVVIGRKATQYFRNRNAPIDQNFVGLEQIPTAAEASAIGDELLSLFLSEEVDKVELIYTKFVSLIASKPVIQTLLPLTTQGLEVKDDEIFRLTTKGGDFGVERETVTTKVSEFPADTIFEQDPVQILDALLPLYLNNQILRSLQEAAASELAARMTAMNNASENATDLMGTLTLSYNKARQAAITQELSEVVAGANAL
- the atpA gene encoding ATP synthase F1 subunit alpha → MVSIRPDEISSIIRQQIESYEQDVQVSNVGTVLQVGDGIARIYGLEQAMAGELLEFEDGTVGIALNLEEDNVGAVLMGNGFNIQEGSTVKATGKIASIPVGEALVGRVVDSLAKPLDGKGDINTTETRLIESMAPGIIARKSVCEPMQTGITAIDAMIPVGRGQRELIIGDRQTGKTAVAVDTIINQKGEDVICVYVAVGQKASTVAQVVTTLESKGAMDYTVVVAANANDPATLQYLAPYTGAAIAEYFMYQGKATLIVYDDLSKQAQAYRQMSLLLRRPPGREAYPGDVFYLHSRLLERAAKLSDALGGGSMTALPIIETQAGDVSAYIPTNVISITDGQIFLSSDLFNAGFRPAINAGISVSRVGSAAQTKAMKQVAGKLKLELAQFAELEAFAQFASDLDAATQNQLARGQRLRQVLKQPQNSPLSVAEQVAVVYAGLNGYLDDVPVDRASEFAQGLRDYLGSSKAKYGEIIGSEKKLTDEAENLLKEAINEYKQSFMAAA